GCTAGAACACGTGTTTATGAATCGTCTCAGAGAAAAGTGGGGACTTTTTAAAGAAATGGATGAAAGGTCATTTAAAAAACGGACGGGCTTCAGTTTTTGTTGTACTGAGCGGTAGGGTATACGTCTTCCTCCTATTGTGCCAGCACAAATCACAACAAGTTTACACGTTGATACTCCGTCCATAACGTAGTGAACTTGAGGTTCAGGGATCAGCAGgaaaacatttgaaatgtttttgaaAAGTGTTGTTCTAAGCAGCCAAAAGATACTAGACAAGTAAAACCAGGATATTGCAACCTCTGCTCTTTGAGTGCTACAGTGTCTGCATGCTTCCATTGTCTCAGCACTTCATGGAGAAATCCCAATCAGCCATTCCATAGGGCATCTCACATAGCATTTAATAGTTATAAATAAGGTACTAATTAGGAGACACCTCAATGAGACAACAGTGTTATTAAAATGTTATACTACTGCTACTCAACCAACAAACTCTGCTTTTCTTGGGAAAAGAGACACTCCCCACTTCAATAAATAGGGATATGTTCTTCCAAAGACTATCATCTGCAGTTCTTTACAGATACATTGTCCTCATCTTATTATGTATTATCTGTTGTTTAGCATAGCTTCTCATCAAGGTACAGCTTGTGCATTAATGTGTTGGAAGCTTTGCTATTTGATCATAAAGGATAGCCCCAGACACTAATTTACTTTGTTTTTATAGGCCTAGCATAACAAGTGGGGAGGCAATGTACTATACAAGACCTGAATTTGTGAATGAAGGAAGACTGTCAAATCAAACAAatctttatttgtttatttttttgcttctGTCAACAAATACACTCAGAAAGAACCTGCCATCTCTGTGTGTGCCATTTACTAACAAAAGAAACCAAAATGGACGCTTCTACTGTAACCTCAAGTCAATATTGTTGTGCCCTCTCTATATGACCACATTTAAGTTTTTGTCATTCTCTGTGTGTAAAAAGAACTCTCATTCCCTATGCTGGTCCCATGTTAAAACTGTGCTATTACTATACCTCTATACCATTATAGTACCTTTTTCACATTCTTTCACTTTTGTCCTCCGTCCTTGGTCTACCAGCCCCCCCTCCCCGTCCAGTCCTAACCACTGTGATTGCATTGGGACGTTTCGTTTTCTGTATAAATGTACATTGACTGTAACCCTGTGAAGGATGTAACAATTTTAATTATTTGTAATACTGTTATTTgtctattttatttaaaaaaaaaagacaaaacaaaagaaaacaacATCTACAACAACAAACTGAAAGCCGGTACAACTgtttcaataataataataataaaatattggTTACATTCCGTCTCAAAGTACTTTTATTTTCTTCAAGAACCTTTCCCCTTTATCCTGCATTACATTTATATTCACCAAATAAAGATCTTATcccttactattttctacttctACTTAATGTGTTTTATCTTCACTGTAAAATGACTGGTCCTGAGACTGTAAAGGACACATTGAACACAAGAGGGAAGTAGAGACCACTCTAGGATATTTGTCCAACAATGTCAACAGTCAAGTTgcttgtctgtttgtttttgcATTGGTGAGCATTTGCCCGAAGTCTCATCTGTTCAGTAATTTATCGTATAGTAATTACATTTCCAAATACAAGAATTAGAAGGCTTGATTCCAAGTTGTACATCAACAGTTTTCTTTCACTCACTGGGTCATTGTGTGGTCATGTGTGCTTTCGGAGAGAGTGCTGTCATTCTTTACCATCAAATGTAAACAAACTTGGAGCAAATCCGGATATATACATACATCTGTCAATGTAACGGACGTGGGTGCAACTTTCTCTGCTAGATAAGAGATTTCCTCAGCTGAAGACATTTGTGATCAAGTACTTCTGGATTCCTTTATTTCAGAAACATAATCTGGGTAAGTGTATCTCATTTCCCAGAAGGCACATTGTACTACACCCTCGAAAGCCCAACTGCCcattgtctgcctgcctgtttgtctgtcaaATTCCTGCAGCTTGATCCTGATTCTTGATAGTACAGAATGTAGCTAGACTTCAGTCAGATATCACAAAAGATGACTCACATAGCTGACAACCTTGTTCAAGTCTCACAGTTGGCAGGTGTGGTGTTTGGACACACGCACGCAAACTCACAGAACGACTGACAGGTGGTCTCAGGTTTCTTTTTGAAGAGGAACAAGATGTCTGTCTAACTTTCCACAGTGGCACTCCCCCTCAGAGCCCTAGCTCTCTGTCCTTGACTGGCACCCAGGGTACACAGCCAGCGGGCACAGTTACACCTGCCAACGTGCAACTAAAGAAGTGACAGCTGGGCCCCACTGTCTTGGATGCTTGGGTCACTTTGAAAATGACCGTTGGAAAGTGAGGCGCCATGCTTTTCCATtggcacctccctccctcccagccctgTATGTGCAGCTGTTTCCGACCCAGGGTGCCACACATCAGGTTACACTGACATTTATTTACATGCTAAACATGAACTGCATGGGGGGAAACACATTAGCCTATTTTCACTTCATAGGGCCCTAACGGCCTCTGCAGGCAAGCTCCCTACAATTACACTAAAGAATAAAACTTATCAACTagtcaataacaataataatttcTGTGTTGGTGCCAATGAAATTAGTGATTAATGTTGATGCAGGCACGTGCACAGATATGGCTCTAGGGGTGCTTGAGCACCTGCCCTGTTGCCCTCCTATAAGTGAAGTGCCCTTTCCATTTTTATTCAACTTTTAGTCAAATTTTTGTCCTTTTCTATAAAGAATTGCCCATCAAATTCGCTAATTTCTCATTTTTGAATCTTGGAAAATGTCCCCTCCCCCGCTCCTCTGCCCACACAGGAGTGCTCACTCAGCTGCACTGCACGCATCCTCCGACTGCTGCACAAGCAGAAACTACAACTCAGATGTTAGCAGCAGAACAAACTTCAATCACAGGTAAAGACtagttacattgtaacaacagcATAGCTAACAGTTAGCTGATTTACATAATCTCAATTACTGGGATTCATTGGAATTTACCCTTCTTATAGGAACCTCCAACTCCAAGTGCACCCCCTCCCTAACGTTCAAAATGATTTTCACCTGCAGTGAATGtggagtttgtcaggatcaaaagaaATATGAAATCAAGacatctttttttaaatgacattttattacatttttttaaatagactttttcttccactttgtAAATGTGGAGTACATCGGTcggaaaaaaatctaatttaatacattttctatTTCATTTTAAGGCTGTATGTAAAATGTCCAGAttgtgcaaggggtgtgtagacttttaCTAGTGACTGTATACAGGTATTTGTTATACCAAGGCCCGATGGCCCTGTAGCAAATGGCCCTTCTTcaaaagaaaaaaatacattttttaattaatatttaattgtatttatgtTTTTCAGGGGGTGTTGCAGCACCCTCAGTACACCTGCTTCCCACAATTATATCTGTGACATGCTATTCCCAACAAGCATGTTTGATGTATCAGGAAATGCTCTTGGTGGACATAGCATATATTCTGTTTCTGTAACTGCGGTCTGTGGACATGATGTctgactactgtactgtagcataGAGGTACATAGCATGTAAACAACAACAGCTGGCAAATTAGCTGCCGTTGGTAAGGTAACTGCCATTGGGAACACATTGCTTAGTTTAAGGTACAGTATTTCTGAAGACCACTTGGCTTTTGCAGTGGATGTGTTAAAACTgtagtgtatgtactgtatgtttttcTAACTGTGAATGTATAGGACATGCATTAAAGCTACAGGAGTGGATTGTATGAGACAGCCATTCAGCTTGTTGCTCAGGAAAGGCACGAGACAAACGCATCACCCCGCTGTGGCAAGCTGTCATGTGATGGCGTTCCTCAATATGACACTTTTGGGATATTCGCCTGTGCTGCACAGGCAGCTTCACACCACGGTGTATGTTTAGAGCATGTTGTCATGGCAACAGAGCTGGGATGGCCGGATCGTGCAGCACAGTGAGACAGAGGACAGTTGAGGAGGAGACGTATGTGATGATGATTCCCAAGGATCACAGTCATCAGGATTATATTCCTCCTGGGATTCTGCTGGGAGCCATGTGACATCATCACAACATGTGAGTTATCTGATGTCATTTGGACTCGAGTCACTGTCGGTATCTCCCCAGCCCATACGGTTGGATATAAATACCCATGCTTTCAGTGAGTCTAGCCTTCCAATGCTTAGATCCTCACAGTATATTCTTCTTCTGACTCACAGACGGTGTCCCTCGTTAATTGTTCTGAAGAAGGAGTAATGAGACTCTGAGGGTCGACCCTCCTGCAAACTCACACCACCTTCTGGCTTACCCTATGTCCCTCCACCCCCCATCCCCCACTCTCCCCACTCCcaacacacaccctccccagCGCACGTCTCTGGTTTGCTAGTTTCTATTTAACCcccctcccttactctctctctctctctcgctcactccctctctctcactcctccccttATTCCCTCAAAGCCAGCAGGCTGCTTTTCGATCCAGACCGCTTGCTACATGATCTCCTTGAAAACACCGTTGCGCATCTCTCTCGCCGCTCGATGGCTTAGCCTTTGTAGACTACTCaacaagaggaagagagatgcCAGCGCCAGGACATTGACTCCTTTCTTTCTTCTgcttccccctccccttccttAATCTCCCATCCCTTGATCTCTACCCCCTCCCCTGTGCCCTCTCCTGTCCTGTACCTCCTTCCTCccaacctcctcctcccctacctaaacccctgctctccctctcacctcgCACCCCCTTGACAATGTTACCATGCATTAACTGGCTTCAGCCTTTCCTTGCCTTGCTTTCCTCCACCTTGCTGACTCGGGGCCACAACTGTCCGTCCAGCTGCCTGTGTCCAGACCACCACACCGTGGACTGCCAGGGCCAAGGTCTCACCAGCCTCCCTAGCCCCATCCCCCTGGACGTCCGGCGCCTCCTTCTCTCCGACAACTGGATTCCCTGGATCCCCTCGGACTTCCTGGTTCTGTACAGTGACCTGGTCTACCTGGACCTGAGGAATAACTCCCTGTCGGTGCTGGAGCCCGGCACCCTCAGCACCTCATCTCGCCTAGTCTTCCTGGACCTGGGCAGCAACAACCTGACAGAGATCCAGTCAGGGACCTTTGTGGAGTCCCGGAGCCTGATCAAGCTGCGTCTGGGGAACAACCCCTACCTTAGCCTGGTGGAAGAGGATGCTTTCCTGGGGCTGACCTCGCTGCGAGAGCTGGAGCTGGAGAGGAACGGCCTGCAGGGGCTGGATGTGGGGGTGCTGGAGCCCCTAACCTCACTCCGGGTGGTGCGCCTGGAGGGCAACCCCTGGGTGTGCAACTGTCACTTTGCCAAACTTTTTGTGTGGCTCACGGAGAACTGCCACAAGCTTCCAATGGGTATGTAAGCTGCTTAACAGCACGTATTTGTTTTACCATCTTTGCCTGTGCTAGGACATAGAAAACCAATCTTTTGTCATAATCCAGCAGCCCACTCGTTTCTGATTCAAACCATTTATAAGCTATCAAACCTTAAGCCAATCAGTTATAGAATAATAATATAAGACTGCACAGTACACTGAAATACAGATAGTGTAATGCATGTAACAGTGGTTAGTATTACATTAAATGACTCTACTTGGCCCAATATCTATGAACATATCAAaattaaatcaaaacaaatcaaaaatgtattagtcacatgcaccgaatacaacaggtccaccttacagtgaaatgcttacgagccccaaccaacaatgcagttttaaaaaatacggacaagaataagaaataaaagtaacaagtaattaaagagcagcagtaaagtaacaatagcgagactatatacaggggggtaccgatacagagtcaatgtgcaggggcaccggttagttgagttaatatgtaggtagagttatttaaagtgactatgcatagatgataacaacagagagtagcagcggtgtaaaaggggggggggggcaatgcaaatagtctggatagccatttgattagatgttcaggagtcttatggcttggggtagaagctgtttagaagcctcttggacttagacttggtgctctggtaccagagacaacagccacactatgactagggtggctggagtctttgacaattgttagggccttcctctgacaccgcctggtatagaggtcctggatggcaggaagcttggccccagtgatgtactgggctgttcgcactaccctctgtagtgccaagcggtcagaggccgagcagttgccataccaggcaatgatacaaccagatgctctcgatggtgcagctgtagaaccttttgaggatctgaggacccatgacaaatcttttcagtctcctgaggggaataggctttgtcgtgccctcttcacgactgtcttggtgtgtttgtaccatgttagtatgttggtgatgtggacaccaaggaacttaaagctctcaacctgctccactacagccccgtcgatgagaatggaggcgtgctcagtcctctttttcctgtagtccaaaatcatctccttTATGGTTACTACTCTTTGTTTTCAATTGTCTATCATTTAAACAGCTATTGGCTATCAACCTCATCTTTATTTATTTCAAGTGCAGCTTGTTGCTCATACTACTGATAATTCTGTATAGATATGGACAAGTCAATGTTGTTATGAATAAGATCACTCTGAGACATCTTGGTGAGCATGAGAAAAGCAGAAAGATAATTGTGGTAGACTAGTGGGGAGTCCCAGATTCAAGATACCAGATTGTGTCTGAATAATTAATTAACCATATGCCTCATTAGAGTCTGTtctcagattgtgtgtgtgtttgcatgtgtgtgtttgtgtgtgtgtgtgtttacgtgtgggGGTGTGTTTGTGCGCACAAGTTCTAAAATCACAACAAGAAGACTGTTTATTGTTTACATCCTCAAACACTGTCCGACAAAATATACAAGGAGTAGATCACGAGTAAGATCTTCAAGATCAAAAAGATATGAGGCCAGGGTATCACATTCAATAGGATCTGAATCACTTGATAGATCATAATATACCTGCATTGTTCATTTAATGACGGACAAAAAGCATTTCTGATCCACTCGATGTACTGTTACAGTATGGACAGTTAGGCTATTAATGTCTATTAATGTTTACATAATTCTTCCTTGTTTGCAGTGTTGACAGGTCATTGCACGCATTGTATAATGCTCACTGTCATTCTCCAGAGCTACTGTAACACGTCACATTGTATGCAGGTGCACAGTGCTGAGATCTGACCAACATTCTATGCGTGGAAGTCCAActgcatgctagcagatacccatagacttccagtcattgatcATATAGgatagttagcattggctcgcgaaactacctctaacttccttcatactggatacATACACATCAAAATggtagttcatctgactctggggaaaatGGACAAattcccaaagtatccctttaactgcTTCCCAAGAGAGCTTGGCTAGTGCTACTAAATACATGTTCTTACAAGTTTATTAAGGTCTGTCCAAATGACACACATCAATATTATTTCCGCTGGAATTAGGGCCatatgtgtgtcccaaatggcaccccattccctttatagttcactacttttgaccagggcccataaggctcttgtcaaaagtagtgcagtatatagggaatagggtgccatgtgggaggCAACCTATGTTATTACAGTACGCTAATCAAAGCAACAGGATGTTCTATGGATCATAATAATTATCAAATTGACACATCAACAATCTTCACAGTGGATTTATTTTCAATAGCTGTGACCTGGACTCGTGGCAGAACACAATGTTATACTAACAACATTCTGTGTGGCACATTAGCGCCTAGCCTTCGGTGAGcccagacacatacagtacacacaccgaCACTATGGTGCTTTCTAAGTGCTCTTCTGTCCTCCTGAAACCCAGAAATGTATTTTTGTCCTCTCTAGTGGACATCAGTTCTTGGTCTGTGTCTCTGAGGCCATACAAGCCACTGTATTAAATCCTGTTGTCCCTTTGAGAGGACATTCTGGACTTTTCAATGATATCACGTGTAGGGGTGTGACCTTGACAACTTTATCTTCCTGGTTCTTTAAAAGATGGCTGCCGTTAAAATTAGCACATTTTATGGACATGTGAAAAGTGTGTGTAATTATTAATTATAGTTTTTGTGAGTTTGATATTCAAATGTTTTCTAGTAAGTGAGTATTTCAGCAATAGTTAAGTGAGTTGGTCAGGACTTTGTCATATTTTTTTCACATTAAATAAGAGCTAAATAAGAGCTTatcaagaaatgtcctctgtagtggacaccCAGATGCCACAACTATGTTTttcacctacagtactgtacccattgactgtcaTGTTAATTTGTGTATATTTACATCCTAATGACCACTACGGAGGACAATTTTGCACttacaataaaaataacaatatttgttCCCACATTTTTTGGGGTTACATGTATTTTTCACCCCAAACACTTACGTTATAGAAAAAATATTGAAATcccaaacacatttttttcaggTCTCAGGACGCTATAGGCCTTAGCAACTTTAGGCTCCTTGCTAATTAAGGCTCACCCTAGAAAACCTCTACTGTATGTTACTCTAAAGGACATgtgaatgtacagtatattttacatataGTCAGACTTAATCTTTCCCATTGCATTGGGGACAAACTAGTTGCAAGCCATGATAATCTTGTCATCATTCAGACAAGGCAGCAGACTAGAAACATGGATCGGAGTGTATATTCATTAATAAGAAATTAAGATTTGATGGATTAAACAAGTCATTTACTCCCTTATTACTAAATTCCTGACCCTCTGAGGCTTAATCACAATCAATACTTCTTAATTACTGAGTGTGAACTAGAACTGTGAACAAACTGGGGGCTGGAGGGCGCAGGATAATGGATCACTTGTTGTCCTGGACGCTTCCACAGAACCATTCAATCAAGCGCAGTCActttgtggaataagtcaaaaaGTACATTTGCTCTTGGACACTGTATTTTCACTGACCCAAACAGTAACATCTTTCTTTGACCCACTTTTCTATCTAGCATCAGTGACATTGCTCTGTCAGTTCCTGATTGAGATTATATTGATCTGTATAGCATCTGAGAACATAAATAGACATTTACAAACTATTGAGCTTTACTCATTGAGTTTGTGAGTGCTGGTTTCACATACACATTGTAGCCTGCTCTCAGGTACTGTATCATCAAGATGCAACAAAGCTCAGTAATAGGGTCAATCTGCGATTGGgacagctttaaaaaaaaaaagatatatactcattgattcttgaagaatataaccactttgttgttgtttgaactgcagattgcccctttaaaacaCAGTAGCTGAGGATATTTCACAATGGTGCCtttaggtgagtgtgtgtgaattATTCAAAGCGGTAACCTGTATAATCATACCATTGAGTGCTGTTCTCTAGTGCTGTTGAGTCAAGGATGAACAATCAGCATGCATGTTTTACTACACTTCATTTTATACTGACGACAGCTTACCATTGACACTGATATTGtctagaccagggatgggcaactgtaGGCCCGcggatcacccccccccccccccccccccccccaaataaaaatTATATTAACAACAACCTGGgactcaacttactgttgagagttagaatagtagaatacacaaggtgcaatttagaaatttggttgtgcatcagcagtttttctcttgttatgtgagtcactgacagtcactcaattagcccatgtcagctaaaagGTTTTGATTGTtgagttagtctagccagctatctaaacttgtagttatCATGGTCAAATTACCGACTGggtggcccccattgatttttTTAGTCACGCTCAATCAGATATCATATTCTAAATTgctaacatttctctccaccctataGCAAAATGAGTCAAATTAGTTGTAAAACTGCAAATTCTTCTCTCtgctccatggcaaaatgagtagaattgcatgaaattagttataCAATTGAAAAATCTTCTCTCTGTCCtatggtaaaatgtgtagaattgcaaaatTTTCTCCATGCCCATGGCAAAATGTctaaaattgcaggaaattaactctaatacatattttttatttatttccgcTGTCAAGAGGAGGGCCGTTAAAATGTTTGGTTGCAAGGTGGGGGGGCTCCCCAACCAAATTTCACTTAGGTCCCCAAAAGTCTACGGCCAGCTCAGACTGCATGTGTCGGTATGGATGAGGGTATGCAGACCCATGAGTCACTGTGGCCCATCATAGTTAGTTCCGatttttttgtggaccccagcCCCATCGAAGTTGCACATCCCTGGTCTAGACTAATGTTCCCTCACAGTAAAAGATACTCCATTGCTCtaagagtgacacacacacaaacatatacataaacaaacacacacaaaagtacATGCACCCATGGATGCAGACAAGCACGCATGTCCATATGCAGGtaagtgtcacgtcctgaccttagttccttttttatgtctctgttttagttttgtcagggcgtgagttggggtgggcattcaaggtttttgttctaggttttgtatttctgcttttggcgtggtatagttcccaatcagaggcagctgtcaatcgttgtctctgattgagaaccacacttaggtagcctgttttgtgtattcacctgacagaactgtttagtttcttcctttcactttgttattttgtctcGTGTGTTCAGTCGAATAAataattaacatggacacttacaacgctgtatattggtccgatccttcttactcctcctcagatgaTGAAGAGgttcgttacagaactacccaccacaaccggactaagcagcgtggtaaccaggagcagagggttctggactcctggaaatgggaggagattttggacggtaagggaccctgggcacaggctggggaatatcgccgccccaggcAGGAGCTGAAGGCAGCTAAAGCAGAgcggcggcattatgaggagttAGCACAACAGCGCAacagggacgagaggcagccccaaaaatgtcttgggggaaggcacacggggagtgtggctaagtcaggtaggagactagagccaactccccatgcttaccgtggcgcaggcatagcccggtgcgctacatcgcagctcctcgtatcggccgggccagagtgggcatcgagccaggagcaatgaagccggctcagcgcatctggtctccagtgcgtctcctcagcCCGGGctatatggcaccagccctacgcactgtgtccccagttcgccagcacagcccagtgcggtctgttccaccccGCCGCACTTGCCGGGTtacggggagtatccagccaggacaggttgtgcaggctcggtgctcgagacctccagtgcgcctccacggtccagtCGATCCGGTGccgcctccacgcaccaggcctcctgtggcagccccacgcaccaatctgtctctccgtctcctccctccaggtgctcccgcctgtccagcgcttccagagtctccctcctgtccagcgcttccagagtgTCCcccctgtccagcgcttccagagtctccctcctgtccagctcttccagagcctccctcctgtccggagctacCAGAGCCTCCatcctgtccagagctgccagagccgcccgtcagtcaggagctgccagagccgcccgtcagtcaggagctgccaaagccgcccgtcagtcaggagctgccagagctgcccgtcagtcaggagctgccagagccgcccgtcaaccaggagctgccagagccgcccgtcagtcaggcgctgccggagtctcccgtctataGCCACTTAAGAGGGCCAAGACTATGGTAGAGTGGGGCCGCCaccgcgggggggggggggggggggggggggggggggggggggggggggggggggggggcattcgaggtttttgttctaggttttgtatttctgcttttggcctggtatggttcccaattagaggcagctatcaatcgttgtctctgattgagaaccatacttaggtagcctgtgttcccACTATTATTTGTGGGTAGTTCCCACTATTATTTTGTGTattcacctgacaggactgttttgtttcttcctttcactttgttattttgttttgtgtgttcagtCGAATAAataattaacatggacacttaccacgctgcatattggtccgatccttcctactcctcctcagacgacgaAGAGATTCATTACAGTAAGCACtagcacacacaggcacaaactaAAATATAATTCCAACTATATAGCAGCATGGcagctgatatatatatatacagtaccttcagaaagtgcttagacccattgactttttacacattttgttaggttatagCGTTATTATAACATTtttaaaatcctcagcaatctacacacaataccccatgatgacaaaatgaaaacaggttttaagacatttttacaaatgtactaaaaatcaaaaacagaaataccttatttacataagtattcagaccctttctatgagactcaaaattgagttcaggtggatcctgtttccattgatcatccttgagatgtgtctacaagttgattggagtccacctgtggtaaattcaattgattggacatgatttggaaaggcacacacctgtctatataaggtaccacagttgacagctcatgtcagagcaaaatccaagccatgaggtcaaaaggatttgttcgtagagctccgagacaggattgtgttgatgcACAGATGTGGAGAAGGGTACcataaaatgtctgcagcatcgaaggtctccaagaacacagtggcctctatcattcttaaatggaagaagttttgaaccaccaagactcttcctggagctggctgcccagccaaactgagcaattgggggagaagggccttggtcagtgaggtgaccaataacctgttggtcactctgacagagctct
This genomic stretch from Oncorhynchus kisutch isolate 150728-3 linkage group LG24, Okis_V2, whole genome shotgun sequence harbors:
- the LOC109869811 gene encoding leucine-rich repeat-containing protein 38-like; translated protein: MLPCINWLQPFLALLSSTLLTRGHNCPSSCLCPDHHTVDCQGQGLTSLPSPIPLDVRRLLLSDNWIPWIPSDFLVLYSDLVYLDLRNNSLSVLEPGTLSTSSRLVFLDLGSNNLTEIQSGTFVESRSLIKLRLGNNPYLSLVEEDAFLGLTSLRELELERNGLQGLDVGVLEPLTSLRVVRLEGNPWVCNCHFAKLFVWLTENCHKLPMGMEGLQCSLPMDGSLMSLSLLSEASFRECRGYLSLTDILIVIFSGISVSVVAIIASFFLASMVHCFQRLGKAGQAEEEEGND